The following is a genomic window from Bordetella sp. H567.
AGGATGTCTACGAGGCTGCGCGGCTGGACCGCGCGGGGCCGTGGCAGCGTTTCGTGTACATCACGCTGCCCTTGATACGCCCCGCCATCGTGGTGGTGATGATCATGCGCATGATGACCGCGCTATCGGCCTTCGCGGCGATTTTCGCGGCGACGGGCGGCGGCCCCGGCTCGGCCACCGAGATACTGAACCTGTATGCCTATCGCACATCGTTCTCGGAACTGAACATCGGCTACGGCTCCGCCCTGGCGGTGGTGCTGATGGGCATTACCTTGCTGATCTCGTATTTCATGTTCCGCCTGCGGAGGCCGCGATGAGCGCACCGAGCGCGATGAAGGCGCGCACGGGCAGGGTGGCGGCGTGGCTGGGCGCGGCGCTGCTCCTGGCGGTATGGGCGTTTCCCGTGCTGTGGGGGCTGCTGACATCCTTCAAGACCGAGCGCGATGTCCTGGCCTATCCGCCCAAGCTGTTGTTCACGCCTACGCTGGACAACTACCGCGCCGTCATCTTCGGCTCGTCTTCCATCGTTCCCAACCTATGGTCCAGCGTGGTGTTGTCCACCTGGGCCACGGTGCTGACCATGCTGGTGGCGGTGCCCGCCGCCTATGCGCTGGCGCGGCTGCGCTATCCGGGCAAGCGCGTGTCCGGGTTCTATCTGCTGGCCACCCAAATGCTGCCGCCGGTGGGGCTGATCATTCCTTTCTATCTGGTGCTGCAGCGCATAGGCGGACTGGACACGTACAGCGGCCTGACGGCCCTGTACCTGACTTTCTCGCTGCCCTTCGCCATCTGGCTGATGGTGTCCTATTTCGAGGATATCCCCTTCGAAATGGAGGAGGCCGCACTGCTGGACCGCGCCGGCCGCCTGCGCACCTTCTGGTACGTCATCCTGCCGCAGGTCAAGGGCGGCATCGCGGTGACCACGATATTCGTGTTCCTGAACGCGTGGAACGAATTCCTGTTCGCGGTCGTACTGGGCGGCAACAACGTGCGTCCGGTGACGGTGGCGATGTTCAATTTCATTTCGGTGGAGCAGACGCAATGGGCGCGGCTGGCCGCGGGCGCGATGCTGGCGATGGCGCCGGTCATCCTCATCGGCCTGGCCGCGCAGCGCCATATCGTCAAGGGGCTTACCGTGGGTGCGGTCAAGGGCGGAGGACGGCGATGAGCCAGGTGGGACGAGTGCGCATGCAAGGCGTGGTGAAGCGGCATGGGGCCTTCACCGCCTTGCACGGCGTCGATCTTGACATCCAGCCGGGCGAGTTCTTCGCGCTGCTGGGCCCGTCCGGTTCGGGCAAGACGACCACGCTGCGCATCCTGGCCGGGCTGGAAGCCGTCAATGCCGGGCACGTGCTGCTGGACGAGGCCGACATGACGCACGCGCCTCCGGGTGAGCGCGATGTGGCGATGGTGTTCCAGAGCTATGCGCTGTATCCCCACATGACGGTGGCCGAGAATATCGGCTTTCCCCTGAAGATGGTGCGCACCCCGGCCGGGGAGATCGCC
Proteins encoded in this region:
- a CDS encoding carbohydrate ABC transporter permease, with the translated sequence MSAPSAMKARTGRVAAWLGAALLLAVWAFPVLWGLLTSFKTERDVLAYPPKLLFTPTLDNYRAVIFGSSSIVPNLWSSVVLSTWATVLTMLVAVPAAYALARLRYPGKRVSGFYLLATQMLPPVGLIIPFYLVLQRIGGLDTYSGLTALYLTFSLPFAIWLMVSYFEDIPFEMEEAALLDRAGRLRTFWYVILPQVKGGIAVTTIFVFLNAWNEFLFAVVLGGNNVRPVTVAMFNFISVEQTQWARLAAGAMLAMAPVILIGLAAQRHIVKGLTVGAVKGGGRR